From the genome of Ectobacillus sp. JY-23, one region includes:
- a CDS encoding DUF4430 domain-containing protein, with translation MKKWLAAFVLTVCMVVSTFANIGVVFAEGRTATLVVVGDSERGAILCPKKVEFEEGATAFDVLNEVFPNKLVYSGTGTTLYLTGIDGLVAGEKYKQSYWALETNNEMAMVGVGGYQVKNGDIIAMRFIEDWNTAPTDTLKEQLKKISECDLSLLEPVKEPPTTPDPGTTPREVDTNKAIADAAAYLLRDGINSEWEAIGLLRSGAVISDDVKASYIEQLKDNVQNKRMQGGKLAKTILAINAIGSDPTKFANQNLVEKLYNDQTLADVYAYSAALLALDSRKYDIPAGAFWSREKLVDAILSQQRAEGGWGTDADTNSMMLIALAPYSEKPEVAKAQETTLKLLQSMQGKDGGFDQNANSTALVLTALSILDIDPTDAEWTKEANVIENLVTFQQTDGGFKWQHTSEASDALSSEQALYALVQYTYFTQEKGSIFDWSGEPINEPETPSEPTTPEPSQPSIPETPEISVPTETVTKPVPSETKTAEPVKGEVKQTLPDTALLDTVFWSSLAAGFILIMTAVLVWRRII, from the coding sequence ATGAAGAAGTGGCTTGCTGCATTCGTCCTCACCGTATGTATGGTGGTGTCGACGTTTGCGAATATTGGCGTGGTGTTTGCTGAGGGACGTACAGCAACGCTTGTTGTTGTTGGAGACTCAGAACGCGGAGCAATTTTATGTCCAAAGAAGGTAGAGTTTGAAGAAGGTGCAACAGCATTTGATGTATTGAACGAGGTATTTCCGAATAAGCTGGTGTACAGTGGCACAGGAACAACGTTATACCTAACAGGTATTGACGGTCTTGTTGCTGGTGAGAAGTATAAGCAAAGCTATTGGGCGCTGGAAACAAATAACGAAATGGCGATGGTAGGAGTAGGTGGTTACCAAGTAAAGAATGGTGATATTATTGCCATGCGATTTATTGAAGATTGGAATACAGCGCCTACTGATACATTGAAGGAGCAGTTAAAAAAAATCAGCGAATGCGATCTGAGTTTACTAGAGCCGGTTAAGGAACCGCCTACAACACCAGACCCAGGAACTACACCAAGGGAAGTAGATACAAATAAAGCGATTGCCGATGCGGCTGCCTATCTATTAAGAGACGGTATCAATTCTGAGTGGGAAGCCATTGGGTTGTTGCGCTCAGGTGCAGTAATCTCTGATGATGTAAAAGCGAGTTACATAGAGCAATTAAAAGATAATGTACAAAATAAAAGAATGCAAGGCGGCAAATTAGCAAAAACAATTTTGGCAATTAATGCTATTGGAAGTGACCCTACAAAGTTTGCAAATCAAAATTTAGTTGAGAAGTTATACAATGACCAAACACTTGCTGATGTTTATGCTTACAGCGCTGCTTTATTGGCACTAGATAGTAGAAAGTATGATATTCCTGCTGGCGCATTTTGGAGCCGCGAGAAGCTTGTAGATGCAATCTTATCACAGCAACGAGCTGAAGGTGGATGGGGCACAGATGCGGATACAAATAGTATGATGCTGATTGCATTGGCACCGTATAGTGAGAAGCCGGAAGTAGCAAAAGCGCAAGAAACAACCTTAAAACTTTTGCAAAGTATGCAAGGTAAGGATGGCGGCTTTGATCAAAATGCCAACAGCACTGCATTGGTACTTACAGCTTTATCCATTCTGGATATTGACCCTACAGATGCGGAGTGGACGAAAGAAGCGAATGTCATTGAAAATCTCGTTACCTTCCAACAAACAGACGGTGGATTTAAATGGCAGCATACAAGTGAAGCAAGCGATGCGCTTTCATCTGAGCAAGCACTGTATGCGTTAGTACAATACACGTACTTTACACAAGAAAAGGGCTCAATTTTCGATTGGAGCGGTGAACCAATTAACGAACCAGAAACGCCAAGTGAACCAACAACACCAGAGCCATCTCAACCATCTATTCCAGAAACACCAGAAATTTCAGTACCGACAGAAACAGTTACTAAACCTGTACCAAGCGAAACGAAAACAGCAGAACCAGTAAAAGGGGAAGTCAAACAAACGCTTCCTGATACAGCACTGCTTGACACAGTATTTTGGTCCAGTCTAGCTGCAGGATTCATACTTATTATGACTGCAGTTCTAGTTTGGAGAAGAATTATATAA
- the ybaK gene encoding Cys-tRNA(Pro) deacylase: MASKTIACRLLDTKKIAYTLHEYEWDENNLDAKHVANLVGLPYEQVFKTLVLKGDKTGVVMTCIPANSELNMKALSSISGNKKVEMVPVKDIQSLTGYIRGGVSPLGVKKRYPLYVDKSASAYDTISISAGKRGLQIFLNGTEFIEITDAKTADLT, encoded by the coding sequence ATGGCGAGTAAAACCATCGCATGTCGGCTGCTAGATACGAAGAAAATTGCGTATACGCTCCATGAATATGAATGGGATGAAAATAATTTAGATGCCAAGCATGTAGCGAATTTGGTAGGTCTGCCTTATGAACAGGTGTTTAAAACACTTGTACTAAAAGGCGACAAAACAGGTGTTGTTATGACTTGCATTCCTGCTAATAGCGAGTTGAACATGAAAGCACTCTCATCCATCAGCGGCAACAAAAAGGTAGAAATGGTGCCGGTAAAAGACATACAGAGTCTAACCGGTTACATTCGTGGCGGTGTTTCCCCGCTTGGTGTTAAGAAAAGATATCCCTTGTATGTTGACAAGTCAGCTTCTGCATATGATACCATCAGCATTAGTGCAGGTAAACGCGGCTTGCAGATTTTCTTAAACGGTACGGAATTTATAGAAATAACCGATGCGAAAACAGCAGACTTGACTTAA
- a CDS encoding ABC transporter permease, giving the protein MHKIWRLTNVLLKMSYAEWFASKKKVALYLFSYVMLLGVGFIFFGTMSYGVYGVFAQYGQQKALLGIGLAVASIWVFLTSVTSVLTVFYYEDDIENLLPLPLQPSQIVTAKFLTVLLTQYVLSSFFVIPILVIYGVLSGAGIVYYLYSVVIYAIFPIIPLVLISLLLMVLMRFTNLSKNKDSGRLIVGLFSILFVVGINVFMQWNNRSASQEQVENLLTGGSGEILVSMTTYFPTTYFAATGLSQYNTAMGLLYVLIFIVISMMAFSLFYVTAQTYYLKGVIGLSGGVVKRKTVGNAAYVKQVKQTSKWLTYVKKELRILMRTPAFFLNCVIQGLTTPIIFFFAFFQQNGSIEWMKRSVTNPDQAGLVLGVAYCAGMFLLSSNVTAITAFSRDGSSWFVNRYLPIAPQTILFAKIFASWLVSVSILALFGIVMVALLKVSLLFVTLWLILCLNGLWLTNMIGVRWDAKTADVHWENEQKLFKGRYTLLWNLLVNFLIAAATVGIVMGLYFILHAGIGLTFFILLLVYGIANTIMIRALQVDAEKILDNVQG; this is encoded by the coding sequence ATGCATAAGATATGGCGACTTACAAACGTATTATTGAAAATGAGTTATGCGGAGTGGTTTGCAAGTAAAAAGAAAGTTGCGCTCTATTTATTTTCATATGTTATGCTGTTGGGCGTTGGTTTTATCTTCTTTGGTACAATGTCATATGGCGTTTATGGTGTGTTTGCACAGTATGGACAACAAAAAGCGTTACTTGGTATCGGACTCGCTGTTGCAAGTATTTGGGTATTTCTTACGAGCGTCACCTCCGTCTTAACAGTGTTTTATTACGAAGACGATATTGAAAATCTATTGCCACTACCGCTTCAGCCCTCACAAATCGTTACAGCTAAGTTTTTGACAGTGTTGCTGACGCAGTATGTGCTATCTTCGTTCTTTGTTATTCCAATTCTTGTCATATACGGCGTATTAAGCGGAGCAGGCATAGTGTACTACTTGTATAGTGTTGTTATTTATGCGATTTTTCCAATCATTCCACTTGTACTTATCTCACTGCTGCTTATGGTATTGATGCGCTTTACAAACCTTTCCAAAAACAAAGACAGCGGTCGCCTTATTGTGGGGCTGTTTTCAATTCTTTTTGTAGTAGGTATTAATGTGTTTATGCAATGGAATAATCGTAGCGCTTCACAAGAGCAGGTGGAGAACTTGTTGACTGGTGGAAGTGGTGAGATATTAGTAAGTATGACGACGTATTTTCCTACCACATATTTCGCAGCGACGGGGCTGTCACAATATAACACTGCCATGGGGCTTTTATATGTGCTTATATTTATAGTTATTTCAATGATGGCCTTTAGCCTATTCTATGTAACCGCACAAACATATTATTTAAAGGGAGTTATTGGTCTTTCCGGAGGTGTGGTGAAGCGTAAAACCGTAGGTAACGCTGCGTATGTGAAACAGGTAAAGCAAACATCTAAATGGTTAACGTATGTAAAAAAGGAGCTACGTATTTTAATGCGCACACCGGCTTTCTTTTTAAATTGCGTCATTCAGGGGTTAACGACACCAATCATTTTTTTCTTTGCGTTCTTTCAACAAAACGGTAGTATAGAATGGATGAAGAGGAGTGTCACGAACCCTGATCAAGCAGGTTTGGTCCTTGGTGTTGCTTATTGTGCTGGTATGTTTTTATTAAGCTCTAATGTGACTGCAATAACCGCTTTTTCCAGGGACGGTAGCAGTTGGTTTGTAAATCGTTATTTGCCTATTGCACCGCAAACTATTTTATTTGCTAAAATTTTTGCATCGTGGCTCGTCAGTGTTAGTATTTTAGCATTATTCGGCATTGTCATGGTTGCGCTCTTAAAGGTGTCTCTATTATTCGTGACCCTTTGGCTCATTTTATGTTTAAACGGCTTATGGCTTACCAATATGATTGGTGTGAGATGGGATGCAAAAACAGCGGATGTACACTGGGAAAATGAGCAAAAATTGTTTAAAGGTCGTTATACGCTGCTATGGAACTTGCTCGTAAATTTCCTAATTGCCGCAGCAACAGTAGGCATTGTAATGGGGTTGTATTTCATATTACATGCAGGAATTGGGCTGACGTTTTTTATATTGCTACTTGTATATGGTATTGCAAATACAATTATGATTCGGGCTTTACAAGTGGATGCGGAGAAGATCTTAGACAACGTACAAGGATGA